A portion of the Rhinolophus sinicus isolate RSC01 linkage group LG03, ASM3656204v1, whole genome shotgun sequence genome contains these proteins:
- the EIF2S1 gene encoding eukaryotic translation initiation factor 2 subunit 1, with protein sequence MPGLSCRFYQHKFPEVEDVVMVNVRSIAEMGAYVSLLEYNNIEGMILLSELSRRRIRSINKLIRIGRNECVVVIRVDKEKGYIDLSKRRVSPEEAIKCEDKFTKSKTVYSILRHVAEMLEYTKDEQLESLFQRTAWVFDDKYKRPGYGAYDAFKHAVSDPSILDSLDLNEREREVLIKNINRRLTPQAVKIRADIEVACYGYEGIDAVKEALRAGLNCSTETMPIKINLIAPPRYVMTTTTLERTEGLSVLNQAMAVIKEKIEEKRGVFNVQMEPKVVTDTDETELARQMERLERENAEVDGDDDAEEMEAKAED encoded by the exons ATGCCGGGTCTAAGTTGTAGATTTTATCAACACAAATTTCCTGAGGTGGAAGATGTAGTGATGGTGAATGTAAGGTCCATTGCTGAAATGGGGGCCTATGTCAGCCTTCTGGAATACAACAATATCGAAGGCATGATTCTTCTTAGTGAGTTGTCCAGAAGGCGTATTCGTTCTATAAACAAACTCATCCGAATTGGCAGGAATGAATGTGTGGTTGTGATCAGAGTGGACAAAGAAAAAG GGTATATTGATTTGTCAAAAAGAAGAGTTTCTCCAGAGGAAGCAATCAAATGTGAAGATAAATTCACCAAATCCAAAACT gTTTACAGCATTCTTCGTCATGTTGCTGAAATGTTAGAATACACCAAGGATGAACAGCTGGAAAGCCTGTTCCAGAGAACTGCTTGGGTCTTTGATGACAAGTACAAGAGACCTGGTTATGGTGCCTATGATGCATTTAAACATGCAGTCTC agacCCATCTATTTTGGATAGTTTAGATTTGAATGAACGTGAACGGGAAGTACTCATTAAGAATATTAATAGGCGTTTGACACCACAGGCTGTCAAAATTCGAGCag atattgAAGTGGCTTGTTATGGTTATGAAGGCATTGATGCCGTAAAAGAAGCCTTGAGAGCAGGTTTGAATTGTTCTACAGAAACCATGCCCATCAAG ATTAATCTAATAGCCCCTCCTCGGTATGTGATGACCACAACAACCCTGGAGAGAACAGAAGGTCTCTCTGTCCTCAATCAGGCTATGGCtgttataaaagaaaagattgaggAAAAGAGGGGCGTCTTCAATGTGCAAATGGAG CCCAAAGTGGTCACAGATACAGATGAGACCGAACTTGCAAGGCAGATGGAGAGGCTTGAGAGAGAAAATGCAGAAGTGGATGGAGATGATGATGCAGAAGAAATGGAAGCCAAAGCCGAAGATTAA
- the PLEK2 gene encoding pleckstrin-2, with product MPTWSDFLPGGPAASVLDAGQGGLAGAEPEALPGRSGRGAARGEAGAGTAHSEGRARGDMEDGVLKEGFLVKRGHIVHNWKVRWFILQQNTLLYYKLEGGRKVTPPKGQILLDGCTITCPCLEYENRPFLIKLKTQTATEYFLEACSREERDAWAFEITGAIHAGQPGKVQQLHLLKNSFKLPPHLSLHRIVDKMHDSGSGIRPCPNMEQGSTYKKTFIGSSLVDWLISNGFAANRLEAVTLASVLMEENFLSPVGVRSTGAIRSGDLAKQFLDDSTALYTFAESYKKKTNPKEEISLSTMELSGTVVKQGYLAKQGHKRKNWKVRRFVLRKDPAFLHYYDPSKDENRPVGGFSLRGSLVSALEDNGVPTGVKGNVQGNLFKVITKDDTHYYIQASSKTERAEWIEAIKKVT from the exons ATGCCGACCTGGTCTGACTTCCTGCCGGGCGGCCCGGCGGCCTCTGTTCTGGACGCGGGCCAGGGAGGCCTCGCTGGCGCGGAGCCGGAGGCGCTTCCTGGGCGCAGCGGGCGCGGAGCAGCTCGCGGAGAAGCGGGCGCAGGGACGGCGCACTCGGAGGGCCGCGCGCGCGGGGACATGGAGGACGGCGTGCTCAAGGAGGGCTTCCTCGTCAAGAGG GGTCACATTGTCCACAACTGGAAGGTGCGATGGTTCATCCTTCAGCAGAATACGCTGCTGTACTACAAGCTCGAGGGGGGTCGGAAGGTGACCCCTCCCAAAGGCCAGATCCTTCTGGATGGCTGCACCATCACCTGCCCCTGCTTGGAGTATGAAAACCGACCC TTCCTGATTAAGCTGAAGACGCAAACAGCCACAGAATACTTCCTGGAAGCCTGTTCTCGAGAGGAGAGGGACGCCTGGGCCTTTGAGATAACGGGGGCTATTCATGCTGGGCAGCCGGGGAAAGTCCAACAACTCCACTTATTAAAGAATTCCTTCAAGCTGCCCCCTCACCTCAGCCTGCA TCGCATTGTGGACAAGATGCACGACAGTGGCAGTGGAATCCGGCCATGCCCCAATATGGAGCAGGGAAGCACCTACAAAAAGACCTTCATAG GCTCCTCCCTGGTGGACTGGCTCATCTCTAACGGCTTTGCAGCCAACCGTCTGGAGGCTGTGACCCTGGCCTCTGTGCTCATGGAGGAGAACTTCCTCAGTCCAGTAGGCGTCCGGAGCACAGGAGCCATTCGGTCTGGGGATCTGGCCAAGCAGTTCCTGGATGACTCCACGGCCCTGTACACTTTT GCTGAGAGCTACAAGAAGAAGACAAATCCCAAGGAAGAAATAAGTCTCAGCACCATGGAGTTAAGTGGCACGGTGGTAAAACAAGGCTACCTGGCCAAGCAG GGCCACAAGAGGAAAAACTGGAAGGTGCGGCGCTTTGTTCTGAGGAAGGACCCGGCTTTCCTGCATTACTACGACCCTTCCAAA GACGAGAACCGGCCAGTGGGTGGGTTTTCTCTTCGTGGTTCACTCGTGTCTGCTTTGGAGGATAATGGCGTTCCCACTG GGGTGAAAGGGAATGTCCAGGGAAATCTCTTCAAAGTGATTACTAAGGATGACACACACTATTACATCCAGGCCAGCAGCAAGACTGAGCGAGCTGAGTGGATTGAAGCTATCAAAAAGGTAACATGA